The Halococcus saccharolyticus DSM 5350 genomic sequence CATCAGCCGGATCTGTTCAAGCAAATCGTTTCTCTGTTACGGGAGTTTTCCCAAAGTAAGCACATCGACCCGGAGACCCTCGAGCTAATTCGCCTCAAGATCGCGGAAGCCCACCAGTGTGCCTACTGCTCAACTGTTCGAACCCAAAAAGTGCGTGAGGAGGTCGCCCCCAAGGAGGAAGCGATCTTTGGAGATATTGACGCTGACACCCTAACACAGCGCGAATACCTGGCTGTATATCTCGCCGAACAACTCTCTGAAACACCTCATCAGATAACTGATGAATTTTTCGGCGATCTCCGTGAAGTATACTCTGAGGCAGAGATTTCTGAACTCCTGCTGTTTATTAGTATGGAAATAGGTCTTGATCGGTTTTGTATCGCCCTCGAACTCGATACGGCCGATGCGAGCTCATATCCTGATGACCTCGTCTACCCATATGAACGATAAGACCACGAGATATAGATTAATAATACTGAAACTTATGAGAAGAATCTGACAAAAAATATAATACGCCCCAGATGTACACCGAGGTATGTTACCTGAAGACAAAATGAGAGTGAACGTGTAACATGTCATTGTATACCGTCCTTGGTATGGGACTGCTCTTCGTTGGCGGGGTTCTCATAGTGAACGGTATCTGGTTGCTCG encodes the following:
- a CDS encoding carboxymuconolactone decarboxylase family protein; the encoded protein is MNELLQEAENDWYGDTAFFGAMAHQPDLFKQIVSLLREFSQSKHIDPETLELIRLKIAEAHQCAYCSTVRTQKVREEVAPKEEAIFGDIDADTLTQREYLAVYLAEQLSETPHQITDEFFGDLREVYSEAEISELLLFISMEIGLDRFCIALELDTADASSYPDDLVYPYER